From one Triticum aestivum cultivar Chinese Spring chromosome 4B, IWGSC CS RefSeq v2.1, whole genome shotgun sequence genomic stretch:
- the LOC123092420 gene encoding uncharacterized protein isoform X1 has translation MPAPRPQQLLLLLAATWSLGLLCLAAPEGGGGSCELSVERGGALYNFSLAAPTPAHRHGVLSEDGFYKVAMNDSVIWFQLCDQMIFNFDPPACLHCEDCGGPLRCGTQCSGLASNNIGGYDVCTTIGRASGSHISLIDDGNPQKGVIVKMFSSKCSISVFIFCDSAVAQLPDKFTQSGSCDYVTILRHPSGCARSVSDAGNGWGWLGTSFITILCLLGGYILIGAIYRYYFLGIHSVEAIPNLEFWISLPQRIKSMFVRSRRNPRSQSRDTRGPYTTINH, from the exons ATGCCTGCGCCGCGACCGCAGCAGCTTCTGCTGCTCCTCGCGGCTACCTGGAGCCTCGGCCTGCTCTGCCTCGCCGCGCCGGAAGGTGGAGGCGGCTCCTGCGAGCTCTCGGTCGAACGCGGTGGCGCGCTCTACAACTTCAGCCTCGCGGCGCCGACGCCGGCCCACCGCCACGGCGTCCTCAGCGAGGATGG GTTTTACAAAGTGGCCATGAACGATTCAGTCATCTGGTTCCAG CTCTGCGATCAGATGATATTCAACTTTGACCCACCTGCCTGTCTTCACTGTGAG GACTGTGGTGGTCCATTGAGGTGTGGCACCCAATGCAGCGGACTTGCGTCAAATAACATTGGAG GGTATGATGTTTGTACAACCATTGGAAGGGCATCTGGATCCCATATATCTCTAATAG ATGATGGTAATCCACAAAAGGGTGTCATTGTCAAGATGTTTTCATCAAAGTGTTCTATTTCTGTTTTCATCTTTTGTGATTCAGCTGTAGCCCAA CTACCGGATAAATTTACCCAATCTGGAAGTTGTGATTAC GTTACGATACTTAGACACCCTTCTGGGTGTGCAAGATCAGTGTCTGATGCTGGAAATGGCTGGGGATGGTTAGGCACTTCGTTCATAAC aattttgtgccttcttggaGGGTACATTCTGATTGGTGCAATCTATAGATATTATTTCCTCGGCATTCATTCTGTAGAG GCCATTCCGAACCTGGAATTTTGGATCAGTTTGCCACAGAGAATTAAG AGCATGTTTGTTCGTTCAAGAAGAAACCCAAGAAGTCAGAGCAGAGATACTAGAGGACCATACACCACTATAAACCACTGA
- the LOC123092418 gene encoding mitoferrin yields MRGDGLDHRGATNASSPSPSPPSKWRHLLQISPPPLHYSSTLAPSPSPTPFPLKTLTLAAPLAMAADYRTPDRLLPAAAAEGPAQDPPKPALGVAGPAAAATHDGLRFWQYMLAGSVAGVVEHTAMFPVDTLKTHMQAASPPCRPTLSLGAALRAAVAGEGGALALYRGLPAMALGAGPAHAVYFSVYEFAKSRLSDRFGPNNPAAHASSGVLATIASDAVFTPMDTVKQRLQLTSSPYTGVAHCVRTVFRDEGLRALFVSYRTTVLMNAPYTAVHFSTYEAAKRVLGDMAADEESLAVHATAGAAAGALAAALTTPLDVVKTQLQCQGVCGCERFASSSIGDVFRTIIKRDGYVGLMRGWKPRMLFHAPAAAICWSTYEASKSFFERFNEKRRK; encoded by the exons ATGCGTGGAGATGGACTTGACCACCGGGGCGCCACCaacgcctcctccccctccccctcccctccgtcTAAATGGCGACATCTCCTCCAAATCTCGCCTCCTCCCCTTCATTATTCCTCCACCCTCGCCCCCTCCCCATCCCCCACCCCGTTCCCGctcaaaaccctaaccctagcggcGCCCCTCGCCATGGCCGCCGACTACCGCACACCCGACaggctcctccccgccgccgccgccgaggggcCGGCCCAGGACCCGCCCAAACCGGCCCTCGGCGTCGCggggccggccgccgccgcgacccACGACGGCCTGCGCTTCTGGCAGTACATGCTCGCCGGctccgtcgccggcgtcgtcgagcaCACGGCCATGTTCCCGGTCGACACCCTCAAGACGCACATGCaggccgcctcgccgccctgccgCCCCACCCTCTCGCTGGGGGCCGCGCTGCGGGCCGCCGTCGCCGGGGAGGGCGGCGCGCTCGCGCTCTACCGCGGCCTCCCCGCCATGGCCCTCGGGGCCGGCCCCGCCCACGCCGTCTACTTCTCCGTCTACGAGTTCGCCAAGTCGCGCCTCTCGGACCGTTTCGGCCCCAACAACCCCGCGGCCCACGCCTCCTCGGGGGTGCTCGCCACCATCGCCAGCGATGCGGTCTTCACCCCCATGGACACCGTCAAGCAGCGGCTGCAGCTCACGAGCAGCCCCTACACCGGCGTCGCGCACTGCGTCCGCACCGTGTTCCGCGACGAGGGCCTAAGGGCCCTCTTCGTGTCGTACCGGACCACGGTGCTCATGAACGCGCCATACACCGCCGTCCACTTCTCCACCTACGAGGCGGCCAAGCGTGTGCTCGGGGACATGGCAGCTGACGAGGAGTCCCTTGCCGTGCACGCCACTGCGGGTGCTGCCGCCGGTGCTCTAGCAGCCGCGTTGACCACACCGCTCGACGTTGTCAAGACGCAGCTGCAGTGCCAG GGTGTATGCGGCTGTGAACGCTTTGCTAGTAGCTCTATAGGAGACGTGTTTAGAACGATTATAAAGCGTGATGGATACGTTGGGCTCATGAGGGGATGGAAGCCGAGAATGCTGTTCCACGCACCAGCAGCTGCCATCTGCTGGTCCACATACGAAGCCTCGAAGTCGTTCTTTGAAAGATTTAATGAGAAAAGGAGAAAATAG
- the LOC123092420 gene encoding uncharacterized protein isoform X2: MPAPRPQQLLLLLAATWSLGLLCLAAPEGGGGSCELSVERGGALYNFSLAAPTPAHRHGVLSEDGFYKVAMNDSVIWFQLCDQMIFNFDPPACLHCEDCGGPLRCGTQCSGLASNNIGGYDVCTTIGRASGSHISLIDDGNPQKGVIVKMFSSKCSISVFIFCDSAVAQVTILRHPSGCARSVSDAGNGWGWLGTSFITILCLLGGYILIGAIYRYYFLGIHSVEAIPNLEFWISLPQRIKSMFVRSRRNPRSQSRDTRGPYTTINH, encoded by the exons ATGCCTGCGCCGCGACCGCAGCAGCTTCTGCTGCTCCTCGCGGCTACCTGGAGCCTCGGCCTGCTCTGCCTCGCCGCGCCGGAAGGTGGAGGCGGCTCCTGCGAGCTCTCGGTCGAACGCGGTGGCGCGCTCTACAACTTCAGCCTCGCGGCGCCGACGCCGGCCCACCGCCACGGCGTCCTCAGCGAGGATGG GTTTTACAAAGTGGCCATGAACGATTCAGTCATCTGGTTCCAG CTCTGCGATCAGATGATATTCAACTTTGACCCACCTGCCTGTCTTCACTGTGAG GACTGTGGTGGTCCATTGAGGTGTGGCACCCAATGCAGCGGACTTGCGTCAAATAACATTGGAG GGTATGATGTTTGTACAACCATTGGAAGGGCATCTGGATCCCATATATCTCTAATAG ATGATGGTAATCCACAAAAGGGTGTCATTGTCAAGATGTTTTCATCAAAGTGTTCTATTTCTGTTTTCATCTTTTGTGATTCAGCTGTAGCCCAA GTTACGATACTTAGACACCCTTCTGGGTGTGCAAGATCAGTGTCTGATGCTGGAAATGGCTGGGGATGGTTAGGCACTTCGTTCATAAC aattttgtgccttcttggaGGGTACATTCTGATTGGTGCAATCTATAGATATTATTTCCTCGGCATTCATTCTGTAGAG GCCATTCCGAACCTGGAATTTTGGATCAGTTTGCCACAGAGAATTAAG AGCATGTTTGTTCGTTCAAGAAGAAACCCAAGAAGTCAGAGCAGAGATACTAGAGGACCATACACCACTATAAACCACTGA
- the LOC123094905 gene encoding uncharacterized protein: MYATKPLSLFMSHPEAASWPPPDGRNSGYLVVKGDDDGDDDETCCWGQCGGTRVRDLPFPQNRVLTLRYTEHHGQSSTTYTDSVVFVPVPDQPVASNRYYAVVASGKRKGLVRACSREEDMTPCCFCRCINDVKPQPFDPADLYQKIEIVQRRRGRFTAKAVAADGFPNYLYRKKYWRVYASKPTKNHLDLGDAPGLNVALRSRQLADASLLDAFPAATAVSTAVGKWYCPFYLIKEDGMSPSEQMDRAAFYEVALEQRWEPVHDTHSGSKLYSRKVFIGGSLEARQEVSSGASRHGDGYVWFRAVAGQSVGVCASVWERMRWEEYRGGWVDEEEEAEKVAGRSVLVERFVVKRMDRTVVVAFDFVHLNKVRGKQA; encoded by the coding sequence ATGTACGCGACCAAGCCGCTCTCTCTCTTCATGAGCCACCCGGAGGCGGCTTCCTGGCCGCCGCCCGACGGCCGGAACTCGGGCTACCTCGTCGTCaagggcgacgacgacggggacgacgacgagACGTGCTGCTGGGGGCAGTGCGGCGGGACGCGCGTGCGCGACCTCCCGTTCCCGCAGAACCGCGTGCTCACGCTCCGCTACACGGAGCACCACGGGCAGAGCAGCACCACCTACACCGACTCCGTCGTCTTCGTGCCCGTCCCCGACCAGCCCGTCGCCTCCAACCGCTACTACGCCGTCGTCGCCTCGGGCAAGCGCAAGGGGCTCGTCCGGGCCTGCTCCCGCGAGGAGGACATGACCCCGTGCTGCTTCTGCCGCTGCATCAACGACGTCAAGCCGCAGCCGTTCGATCCGGCCGACCTCTACCAGAAGATCGAGATCGTCCAGCGCCGCCGCGGCAGGTTCACGGCCAAGGCCGTCGCCGCCGACGGCTTCCCCAACTACCTCTACCGCAAGAAGTATTGGCGCGTGTACGCCTCCAAGCCCACCAAGAACCACCTCGACCTCGGCGACGCGCCGGGCCTCAACGTGGCGCTCCGGTCGCGCCAGCTCGCCGACGCGAGCCTCCTCGACGCCTTCCCCGCGGCGACGGCGGTGTCGACGGCTGTCGGAAAATGGTACTGCCCGTTCTATCTCATCAAAGAAGATGGCATGTCCCCGTCCGAGCAGATGGACCGTGCCGCCTTCTACGAGGTGGCGCTCGAGCAGCGCTGGGAGCCGGTCCACGACACCCACAGCGGCTCTAAGCTCTACAGCAGGAAGGTGTTCATCGGCGGCAGCCTGGAGGCGAGGCAGGAGGTGTCCAGCGGCGCCTCGCGGCACGGTGACGGGTACGTGTGGTTCAGAGCCGTGGCCGGGCAGAGTGTGGGGGTGTGCGCGAGCGTGTGGGAGAGGATGCGGTGGGAGGAGTACAGGGGCGGGTGggtcgacgaggaggaggaggccgagaagGTGGCCGGCCGGTCGGTGCTGGTGGAGAGGTTCGTCGTCAAGAGGATGGACAGGACCGTCGTGGTGGCCTTTGACTTTGTGCATCTCAACAAGGTCAGGGGGAAGCAGGCGTGA